The following are encoded together in the Babesia microti strain RI chromosome II, complete genome genome:
- a CDS encoding tRNA, Arg, anticodon CCG (overlaps_old_locusTagID:BBM_II03180): MGDYFKFRLPSTIGSEGEITSHLHSRTFASIFDLSFYKHIMISCKNEGKFLDSLISGDISGLKCGQSCDTFIVDNGKIFDLITLFKLDNKILISTYGNMGDTLNIVKASAKSADAQVDVIDSTTIYVEGPTATKVLSDTLNIASRIKGLDNNTGTKLDLFNNKCYLIKRGLVPDDAYQIIITSGESDIYRQILTHETLMPAGMNTYLSIALESGIAIPGVDINQELTPHEATMPHCISKAKSERFEKGVLRRYLLKLNDGPIPTPQSKIFSNDCEVGKVTSVYFSPIYQSLLASVLIKYTNGADIGNLNILSDNGTTQAHVLNKKK; this comes from the exons ATGGGCGATTACTTCAAATTTAGACTTCCATCAACTATAGGTTCCGAAGGCGAAATTACCTCTCACTTACATTCTCGCACTTTTGCATCTATTTTTGACTTATCAttttataaacatataat GATAAGCTGCAAAAATGAGggtaaatttttggattCTTTAATTTCCGGGGATATATCag gattGAAg TGTGGTCAATCGTGCGACACATTCATTGTAGATAATGGAAAAATATTCGACCTAATAACCCTGTTCAAATTG GATAATAAGATTCTAATATCCACCTATGGCAATATGGGTGATACactaaatattgttaaggCATCCGCCAAAAGTGCAGATGCACAGGTTGATGTGATAGATAGTACTACAATTTATGTCGAAGGGCCCACCGCTACAAAAGTGCTGTCCGACACACTCAATATCGCTTCACGAATCAAGG GCTTGGATAACAACACCGGGACCAAACTTGATCTATTCAACAACAAATGCTATCTGATCAAACGGGGTCTAGTCCCTGATGATGCATATCAG ATTATAATTACTAGCGGGGAATCTGATATTTATAGACAGATTCTAACACACGAGACCCTTATGCCAGCTGGAATGAATACTTATTTGAGTATAGCTCTGGAATCCGGTATAGCGATACCGGGAGTTGATATAAACCAAGAGTTAACCCCGCACGAAGCAACAATGCCTCATTGCATATCCAAAGCAAAGAGTGAGCGGTTTGAAAAAGGAGTTTTGAGAAgatatttgttaaaattaaatgatggACCTATACCTACGCCTCAATCtaaaattttttccaaCGATTGTGAGGTTGGTAAAGTCACTTCCGTATATTTTTCACCAATATACCAATCTTTGCTAGCCTCAGTACTAATAAAATACACAAACGGCGCAGATATTGGTAATTTGAACATACTTTCAGACAATGGCACGACACAGGCGCATGTATTGAACAAGAAAAAGTAA
- a CDS encoding amino acid transporter, putative (overlaps_old_locusTagID:BBM_II03155), with protein MSGLGVRYTRERKRFKAYTWKYRKTISPSASFFLLVNQIFGLGLVEVPLIVKSGAFTALWINISVCFIAVVCSLMVLRSMTIIPQNSNFEQRIEYNALAKYFLPEKDFQMVAAIYHIGEFISLISGIITTSRLVDIMILSIFGRTVGILFKPTLKAGFFDSDIVEEIYGMGDEARMYLGITVGYIIPALVSMYLSRKDLQETVKFQFLSFLALSMSGFVIIIATITRINYPAPEVAKSVKINNLAESLTAFIDNYSFAASTPSWANEITEQVKVSGVVWQSAIFACASYHIIGLLVSKAYPSGTGSLIEDMLGGSFNKSGGFFSIYELSACIFGGVTVAPSVIFGCISTKYNLMNLGLCGPEMAYFIGCIVPFLVTWPLASHELFSSLLSFVSLLSSIICNFYIPVRIYRHALSFESVDYEIPVIIDEPPNLADEFTHNDKFKHSDSSDLVDSMLLTTSTMDTINDNDNGVSCDNELDSLNSLDLDNMESEAVKPSIPFTEFKIIRKNNNPVNDHHQYNVLRAPKKILESRDTVEEIVDTKIPQPRVVVFPFKLKYQSQATRFIMWLIVAMAGLVISSEISKIIFR; from the exons ATGTCTGGGCTGGGGGTTAGGTATACTAGGGAAAGGAAACGATTTAAGGCTTACACATGGAAATATCGCAAGACAATTTCACCGAGTGCATCCTTTTTTTTGTTAGTCAACCAAATTTTTGGACTTG GATTAGTTGAAGTACCACTTATAGTAAAAAGTGGAGCCTTTACGGCACTTTGGATAAACATATCAGTGTGTTTCATTGCAGTAGTATGCAGCCTCATGGTATTACGCTCCATGACCATAATACCTCAAAATTCTAATTTTGAGCAGAGAATAGAGTATAATGCTTtggcaaaatattttttacctGAAAAGGATTTTCAAATGGTGGCGgcaatttatcacattGGCGAATTCATATCACTAATAAGTGGTATTATCACAACTTCAAGACTGGTTGACATAATGATATTGAGTATTTTCGGTCGAACTGTGGGTATTCTGTTTAAACCGACACTTAAAGCTGGATTTTTTGACTCTGATATCGTAGAAGAGATTTATGGAATGGGAGATGAAGCGCGAATGTATTTGGGAATTACAGTGGGATACATAATACCAGCACTAGTATCTATGTACTTGTCCAGAAAGGATTTACAGGAAACGGTCAAGTTTCAGTTCCTATCTTTTCTAGCGTTATCCATGTCGGGTTTTGTGATAATCATAGCCACCATTACTAGGATCAATTACCCAGCACCTGAGGTTGCCAAgagtgtaaaaattaacaacCTAGCAGAATCTTTGACAGCATTTATAGATAATTACAGCTTTGCTGCTAGTACTCCCTCATGGGCAAACGAGATTACTGAACAAGTAAAGGTGAGTGGTGTAGTGTGGCAAAGTGCAATTTTTGCCTGTGCCAGTTATCACATTATTGGATTGCTGGTAAGCAAAGCTTACCCATCTGGTACTGGTTCATTAATTGAAGATATGCTTGGTGGTTCATTTAACAAATCTGGAGGATTTTTCAGCATTTATGAGTTATCTGCCTGTATTTTTGGCGGTGTAACTGTGGCGCCTAGTGTAATATTTGGTTGCATAAGTACTAAGTATAACCTAATGAATTTGGGATTATGCGGACCGGAAATGGCTTATTTTATTGGTTGTATCGTACCCTTTCTAGTTACCTGGCCTCTTGCCAGCCATGAACTCTTCTCATCACTTTTGTCATTTGTATCATTGCTTTCATCAATCATTTGCAACTTTTACATACCCGTGCGGATTTATCGTCATGCGCTAAGTTTTGAAAGTGTAGATTATGAAATACCGGTGATTATTGATGAGCCACCAAATTTAGCTGATGAATTTACCCacaatgataaattcaaGCACTCAGATTCATCAGATTTAGTCGATTCGATGCTACTAACCACGTCTACAATGGATACAATAAATGATAATGACAATGGTGTTAGTTGTGATAATGAATTGGATAGCTTGAATTCATTAGATTTGGATAATATGGAATCCGAGGCAGTAAAACCTTCCATCCCCTTTACtgaatttaaaatcatACGCAAGAATAATAATCCTGTAAATGATCATCATCAATACAACGTTCTAAGGGCTCCCAAAAAGATATTAGAATCGCGAGATACTGTAGAAGAGATTGTTGATACAAAAATACCACAGCCGCGTGTCGTAGTATTTCCATTCAAACTAAAATACCAGTCACAAGCTACAAGGTTTATAATGTGGTTAATTGTTGCAATGGCTGGACTTGTAATTTCTTCTGAGATATCCAAGATAATTTTTCGTTAG
- a CDS encoding conserved Plasmodium protein, unknown function (overlaps_old_locusTagID:BBM_II03160;~overlaps_old_locusTagID:BBM_II03165), which produces MGWDQINFECVGSLNAEMATCLVNSNLHSCSTYWETPVNGTFPIDLIFNIPPSKIGFIEMIAHEFKVPSKVVVFITNCDRWEPIGFFEFNGSFRPQSNHQREMKHVYLPLTDHFYTCFKLKFYSPRKSTSNIDNQVAICGLRVWGVLQNEGVISLLPNDQPMKYEDLIDSDSTKLLPDTTGDVAKFNQSNTKLKALRDSILELDQISMLIENEEQLNIHKASTSCNITSGSYSSDSSYPPLPNSNSKYDQTKQPYHTTPSTEFGNRKVERDLSSYIGYEKTIISLENTCQPYIISIVEVDPNVNPLDASNVSTSLNDLIGHLKDELSVSNNSISTANDITSVLNATNNDLPTQNSKPVATNTSPINNVHYISTHADRDNTNLIKRKLPIDLKNLESSSANPGSIVASVPQLKRKDSLVDNNFTVNDKEKLSTAEFFEDVSISHEKDVINLANLSDLETRTNVLNEASAVSRQNMYKYNVKTCSTDVYSPIEAKSQMLYTKETVDTSIDQQNYTNCYPFENDTLKAEKMDKTAKSTHENANSMDNSCIVYNADVLPLMPQAVPLSDPSLEFMTAKKTTVIEVNGNKMAMDDHKLTGFSSDNSLINHGPEVQRFVGPHSIGPEQSTSDFIDNNFLEDIREVTCEVTDISTDNEQSELGISHFSNPLYSSNHSRHSGKSLKSNISYETSGDDYVKSILLTPAPSTKILASGDTVDIPLDPSIVDGEPEEGYPEERPIAANNDNTFNEFIRSMMESPDSNITSCDELESPQIRPRHSDELYSPSSRDCITDSLSATNSYGMDYYFTPKKNINYERANRARLEYMILRPEFAYSSQQMQIHHDNSLYSPGDASNYDTPSVMSNSCVEHQERLQKKFQLQYGYTEDDQYSVPHPSDMDVVDYPSHNCISKVHTMRTSYPRTPDHSHGASLTPYRREPSVGYGDGQEARDMGHPSNIRISNLSYRTPTPKNGYSHNTPIYNRGNLTPLSHSSYEIDHTPRENMQHIHTPSNKFKNCGTIASSNLVADRYDKLYSIDALRSPLSERFDYIKMGDQSGRLSSFPNEEIIVSNVFGREMQQLVYSTRRGSRFMAIDNLIEAYKGHERSSIAHKALGLIVARSICDSSFEIAERALQVLDELELTYNLSQSFYRLVIQALVARIGAIPSNISDKCEDKIRKLSYSGMFNDIIEHFLHCT; this is translated from the exons ATGGGTTGGGATcagataaattttgaatgtgTTGGCAGTTTGAATGCGGAGATGGCCACTTGCCTCGTAAACAGCAATTTACACAGCTGTTCCACGTACTGGGAGACGCCAGT GAATGGCACATTCCCAATAGATCTGATATTCAACATCCCGCCATCGAAAATAGGATTCATTGAAATGATAGCCCATGAATTCAAAGTACCCTCTAAGGTAGTTGTG TTCATTACAAATTGTGATCGGTGGGAACCCATTGGGTTTTTCGAGTTCAATGGCAGTTTTAGACCCCAATCTAACCATCAA AGAGAAATGAAACACGTCTATTTGCCACTGACAGACCATTTTTACACATGTTTCAAACTCAAATTTTATTCACCAAGGAAGAGCACCTCAAATATAGATAATCAAGTG GCTATATGTGGGCTGCGTGTCTGGGGCGTGTTACAAAATGAAGGTGTGATATCGCTACTACCAAATGATCAACCAATGAAATATGAAGATTTAATCGATTCTGATAGTACCAAATTATTGCCAGATACTACGGGGGATGTCGCCAAATTCAACCAGTCCAATACAAAACTAAAGGCGTTGAGGGATTCTATCCTGGAGCTAGACCAAATAAGTATGCTAATCGAGAATGAGgaacaattaaatatacacaaagCATCGACGTCATGCAACATAACAAGCGGTTCCTACTCCAGCGATTCCAGTTATCCTCCACTGCCCAATTccaattcaaaatatgaTCAAACAAAGCAACCCTATCACACCACCCCTTCTACTGAATTTGGTAACCGTAAAGTCGAGCGTGACTTATCCTCGTACATTGGGTACGAAAAGACGATTATATCCCTCGAAAATACCTGCCAGCCgtatattatatcaatagTCGAGGTTGACCCCAATGTTAATCCTTTGGACGCATCCAACGTCTCCACATCTCTAAATGATCTGATTGGACACTTAAAAGATGAACTGTCCGTGAGTAATAACAGTATATCAACCGCAAATGACATAACAAGTGTATTAAACGCTACCAATAACGATTTACCCACGCAGAATAGCAAACCTGTTGCCACCAATACTAGTCCAATTAACAACGTACATTATATTTCAACCCATGCCGATCGTGATAATACAAATCTTATAAAACGGAAGCTCCCAATcgatttgaaaaatttggaATCTTCGTCGGCGAATCCCGGTTCGATTGTTGCCAGCGTCCCACAATTGAAACGCAAGGATTCACTCGTagataacaattttactGTGAACGATAAAGAGAAGCTTTCTACCGCTGAGTTTTTTGAGGATGTATCTATTTCACATGAAAAAGATGTGATTAATTTGGCAAATCTTTCAGATTTGGAGACCAGAACAAATGTGCTGAACGAAGCAAGCGCAGTTAGTAGACAAAACatgtacaaatataatgtaaaaaCGTGCAGCACTGATGTTTACTCGCCAATTGAAGCAAAATCTCAAATGCTATATACAAAGGAAACAGTGGATACGTCAATAgatcaacaaaattatacaaactGTTATCCGTTTGAAAATGATACACTCAAGGCTGAAAAAATGGACAAAACGGCCAAATCTACACATGAAAATGCCAATTCTATGGATAATTCCTGTATCGTTTATAATGCCGATGTTCTCCCCTTGATGCCACAGGCCGTTCCACTGTCTGATCCTTCATTAGAATTTATGACCGCCAAGAAGACTACAGTTATTGAGGTGAATGGTAACAAAATGGCAATGGATGACCACAAGCTCACAGGATTCAGCTCAGATAACAGTCTAATTAATCATGGACCTGAGGTACAGCGATTCGTGGGCCCACATTCTATCGGCCCAGAACAGTCCACTAGCGACTTCATAGATAACAACTTCCTTGAGGATATAAGGGAAGTAACATGCGAAGTAACGGATATATCCACTGATAACGAACAAAGTGAGCTTGGTATTTCGCACTTTAGCAATCCATTATACTCAAGTAATCATAGCCGCCATAGCGGTAAATCgctaaaatcaaatatctCGTATGAAACGTCTGGTGACGACTACGTTAAATCGATACTTCTCACCCCTGCACCCTCTACTAAAATTTTGGCCAGCGGAGATACCGTAGACATTCCGTTAGATCCGTCTATTGTCGACGGCGAACCTGAAGAGGGGTACCCTGAAGAGCGACCTATCGCGgcaaataatgataatacatttaatgaGTTTATCCGTTCCATGATGGAATCCCCGGATAGCAACATAACATCTTGCGATGAATTGGAATCGCCCCAAATTAGACCAAGACACTCAGATGAATTGTATTCGCCTTCATCGAGAGATTGTATAACAGATAGCCTATCGGCTACTAATAGCTATGGTATGGATTACTACTTTACGCCAAAAAAGAATATAAACTATGAAAGGGCTAACCGGGCACGGCTTGAGTACATGATTTTGCGCCCAGAATTCGCTTATTCAAGTCAACAAATGCAAATCCACCATGATAATTCACTGTACTCGCCAGGTGATGCTTCAAATTATGATACGCCCAGTGTTATGTCCAATAGTTGCGTGGAACACCAGGAACGGCTGCAGAAAAAATTCCAGCTACAATATGGCTACACAGAGGATGATCAATATTCAGTTCCCCATCCATCAGATATGGATGTAGTTGATTATCCCAGCCATAATTGCATTTCAAAAGTTCACACTATGCGTACATCATACCCACGGACTCCAGACCACTCTCATGGGGCGTCATTGACTCCGTATAGGAGGGAGCCCAGTGTGGGTTATGGCGATGGACAGGAAGCTAGGGACATGGGACACCCGTCCAACATACGCATATCCAACCTTTCTTATAGAACTCCCACACCTAAAAATGGCTATAGTCATAATACGCCAATTTACAATAGGGGAAATTTGACACCACTAAGTCATAGTAGTTATGAAATTGACCACACTCCTAGAGAAAATATGCAACATATACACACTCCATCCAACAAGTTCAAAAATTGTGGCACCATAGCCAGTTCTAACCTAGTGGCAGATAGGTACGACAAGTTGTACTCAATTGACGCGTTGCGTTCACCATTGTCTGAGCGATTTGACTACATTAAAATGGGTGACCAGAGCGGCAGGTTGTCTAGCTTCCCCAACGAGGAGATAATAGTTTCAAATGTATTTGGGAGGGAGATGCAACAGCTCGTCTACTCTACACGCAGGGGGAGTAGGTTTATGGccattgataatttgatagAGGCATACAAGGGCCATGAGCGTAGTAGCA TCGCACATAAGGCTCTTGGACTTATTGTAGCCAGATCAATTTGCGATTcatcatttgaaattgcaGAACGGGCCCTTCAAGTGTTGGATGAGCTGGAacttacatataatttatctcAAAGCTTCTATCGACTTGTCATTCAAGCGTTAGTTGCCAGAATTGGCGCTATACCGAGCAACATATCGGACAAGTGCGAGGATAAGATAAGGAAACTCTCGTATTCTGGCATGTTTAACGACATAATTGAACATTTTCTACACTGTACatga
- a CDS encoding ADP-ribosylation factor family (overlaps_old_locusTagID:BBM_II03170), whose amino-acid sequence MGLLKIIKKAKEKHSEIRIVIVGLDNAGKSSLVTRLLDKPLDQVAPTLGFKIYTYPYKNYNLNIWDIGGQKSIRSFWKNYFHDTDGLIWVVDSADRQRINDCKVEFQKLLCNEHLTETPVLVLANKQDIPGAMTADDISKAIGIDKLSHRYKILPTSALDTAIDSTRVYNLADCISFLLETNKNKT is encoded by the exons ATGGGACTcctcaaaattattaagaAGGCCAAAGAAAAACATTCAGAGATACGTATTGTTATAGT tggTTTGGATAATGCGGGTAAAAGCTCATTGGTTACTAGGCTATTGGACAAACCTCTGGATCAGGTTGCGCCTACACTAGGTTTTAAAATCTACACATATCCCTATAAAAA TTACAATCTCAACATTTGGGACATAGGAGGACAGAAATCCATTAGATCATTTTGGAAAAACTACTTTCACGACACTGATGGGCTTATTTGGGTTGTAGATTCAGCTGATCGACAGAGGATTAACGATTGTAAGGTGGAATTTCAAAAGCTATTGTGCAATGAACATTTAACTGAAACACCAGTGTTGGTATTGGCCAATAAGCAGGATATACCTGGGGCAATGACGGCAGATGATATTTCAAAG GCCATAGGAATTGACAAATTGTCTCACAGATACAAAATATTGCCCACCTCAGCGCTCGACACAGCAATTGATTCGACACGTGTATATAACCTCGCAGATTGCATTTCATTTCTATTGGAAACAAACAAAAATAAAACTTAA
- a CDS encoding SDA1, SDAD1, protein SDA1 (overlaps_old_locusTagID:BBM_II03150) → MDLPTLKKLSLNDPLAYKNEILSRLDYFYAKLETTKLRANIFDRELASLASFLALVSYKLGFGEQLCSALIRHLKEDLNQKTRDVLLTATFTLRSKKSVNLSMVLPTWLKLIELKDKKQRERLLKFLINDLVLAHKRGEELNVVKKLFLDRLKASITSSSGDVISSGKFVLTLMIKLFHRGIWKDQITANAMSECTFAVDKKIAAAGSRLVLDMSFKPLVNEDDVPVVPISIIDYLRDPHGYATTLLKRSCGDKVSFNLRIMLLNVCTRVIGHYKLIIPSVYPQIAKYLNPKQRMVTNILAYLLQATHELVPPDMLHPIMDILSNQFIAYDRPNPVILTGLYTVRELIRRSPQCLSESIREYIKDFIKYRHKEISAVSKSIAGKNVKVGPEYGHVEVHKGVDGEELLCGKKSISLTRIFNQKDFQIIKKLKSGEMRKMDGKNTSEKCSYQPNGDDQSVYDKECNDSDVEDNDNDGLSELSDLLSYSDKDDNEISDEDDYICTERKSEEEIYFDSSDASNEVSSYESGGEMPMFCVDPETLKFGNKKNITRAEKRAEIARIIAEKKSTRKLAISKHGKRQSLSKKVQARNKPIMMAIQSKRMKKKRSMNVVEKAQALKRHIKNLSKGRINKKKRRE, encoded by the exons ATGGATTTGCCAACCCTTAAAAAGTTGTCCCTAAATGATCCGCTGGCCTATAAAAACGAGATATTGTCTAGATTGGATTATTTCTATGCTAAATTGGAAACAACCAAGCTTAGGGCCAATATTTTTGACCGGGAACTGGCATCGCTTGCCTCTTTCCTAGCCTTG GTATCATACAAACTTGGATTTGGCGAACAGCTTTGTTCAGCTTTGATTAGACACTTAAAGGAAGACTTGAATCAGAAGACTAGGGATGTACTACTTACTGCTACCTTCACTCTTAGATCAAAAAAGTCAGTAAATCTTTCCATGGTTCTTCCTACATGGCTCAAATTAATCGAGTTGAAGGACAAAAAACAGAGGGAACGGCTACTTAAATTTCTAATTAACGACCTAGTGTTAGCCCATAAGAGAGGAGAAGAACTGAATGTGGTTAAGAAGTTGTTTTTGGATAGATTAAAGGCTTCAATTACATCATCTAGTGGTGATGTAATTAGCTCCGGAAAGTTCGTATTGACACTTATGatcaaattgtttcatAGGGGAATTTGGAAGGATCAGATCACCGCAAACGCAATGTCAGAGTGTACTTTTGCAGTcgataaaaaaattgcgGCTGCTGGGTCTAGGTTAGTTCTAGATATGTCATTTAAACCACTTGTCAATGAAGACGACGTGCCAGTAGTGCCAATAagtataattgattatttaagaGATCCTCACGGATATGCCACGACATTACTTA AACGCTCGTGTGGAGACAAAGtatcattcaatttacGTATAATGCTGCTTAACGTATGTACTAGAGTTATTGGTCACTATAAACTCATAATTCCAAGTGTATACCCACAAATAGcgaaatatttaaatccaAAACAGCGAATGGTAACCAACATTTTGGCATATCTGCTACAAGCCACCCATGAACTAGTGCCACCAGATATGTTACACCCTATAATGGACATATTATCCAACCAATTTATCGCATATGACCGTCCAAATCCAGTCATACTCACCGGATTGTATACA GTTAGAGAACTTATTAGACGATCACCACAATGTTTGAGTGAGTCAATTAGGGAGTATATAAAGGACTTTATCAAGTATAGACATAAAGAGATTTCAGCAGTTTCCAAGAGTATTGCTGGGAAAAATGTAAAAGTTGGGCCAGAATACGGCCATGTTGAGGTTCATAAGGGCGTTGATGGGGAGGAGCTGCTGTGTGGTAAAAAATCTATCAGTTTAACAAGAATATTCAACCAAAAGGATTTTCAAATCATTAAGAAATTGAAGTCAGGTGAGATGAGGAAGATGGACGGCAAAAATACATCGGAAAAATGCAGCTATCAGCCTAATGGCGATGATCAATCAGTTTATGATAAAGAATGTAATGATAGTGATGTGGAAGATAATGATAATGACGGGTTAAGCGAGCTCTCAGATCTACTATCCTATAGTGACAAAgatgataatgaaattagCGATGAAGATGATTATATATGCACAGAACGAAAATCTGAAGaagaaatatattttgattCATCGGATGCATCTAACGAAGTGTCTTCATATGAATCTGGAGGAGAAATGCCAATGTTTTGTGTTGACCCAGAAACACTAAAATTTGGTAacaaaaaaaatattactcGGGCCGAGAAAAGGGCTGAAATTGCTAGAATTATTGCTGAGAAAAAATCCACGAGGAAGTTGGCAATTAGTAAACATGGGAAGAGACAAAGTCTGTCTAAAAAGGTACAGGCCAGGAACAAACCCATTATGATGGCTATACAG AGTAAAAGGATGAAGAAGAAACGGTCTATGAATGTAGTCGAGAAGGCTCAAGCACTGAAGAGACATATCAAGAATTTGTCAAAAGGGAGAATTAACAAAAAAAAACGAAGAGAGTAG
- a CDS encoding ADP-ribosylation factor-like 2 (overlaps_old_locusTagID:BBM_II03175), which translates to MVTVLNGVLVKCDPPIMMIIHDINSTMNFIIEQIDDQVVFCNNTVYQFLQDKVEKRLNDAERIRSDNRSGR; encoded by the exons ATGGTCACAGTGTTAAATGGAGTACTTGTCAaatg TGACCCCCCtataatgatgattattCACGACATAAACTCAACCATGAACTTCATAATTGAGCAAATTGATGATCAAGTTGTTTTTTGCAATAATACTGTATACCAATTTTTGCAGGATAAGGTGGAGAAGAGGTTAAATGATGCAGAAAGGATTCGCAGTGATAATAGGTCGGGTAGGTAA